The DNA segment GATGATCTCCTCCATTGTGGGGGGTGGGGTGTCGTCGGTGGGGACGATGACGGCGGTGACGCATTGTCCGAAGTGTGGGTGGGGGAGGCCGATAACGGCGCATTCTTTGACGCCGGGATGGGTATAGAGGGCGGCTTCTAGGGGTTGGGGGATGACGATGATGCCGCCGCTGTTGATGGCCTCGTCGAGGCGTCCGTCGATGATGAGGCGTCCGTCGTCATCCCAATGGCCGAGGTCGTGGGTGTGGTACCAGCGTTGGCCGTCGTCGTAGGTCCAGTCGGGGTGTGCGGCTATTCCTACGTAGCCGTCGGCGAGGGTGGCTCCGCTGATGCTTACCCGGTGAGTGGCGGGATCGATGCGAAACTGGGTGGCGGGTCCGGGGCGGCCGTCGAAGAGTACGCCGCCAGCAACTTCGGAACTGCCGTAGCCACGTACGATAGTGAGCCCTGCGCGGGTGAGATAGGTGTCGATGTGATCGGGCAGGGGGGCGCCGCCGGAGAGGATGGCGTCGAGGTGGGAACAGGCAGCGAGGGCGTCTTCTGCGATGCGTCTGGTGGGGAGGTGAGAGGAGTGGAGGTCGTGGTAGAGGGTGTCGAGTTGGCTGGGGACGAGGGAGGCGTAGTGGCGTCGGGGGGAGGTGGTACTGCCGTCGCGGAGTTCAGCGATGGCAGTGGGGAGATCCGCTAGATGGAAGCCGTTTTCTAGGGGCAGGGTGACGGGGTCGTATCCGGCGTGGAGGCTGCGGAGGAGGACTTGCATGCCGATGATGTGGTGGGCGGGGACAGCGAGGAGCCAGCGTCCGGGGCCGCCGAGTGCTGCGTGGGTGCTGTCGATAGCGGCGCGGAGTGCAGCGGGGGAAAGACGGGCGCCTTTGGGGGTTCCGGTGGTGCCGGAGGTGGCCATAATGAGGGCGCTACCGGGGGAGGGTCGGCCGACGAAGTGGTTGTACAGGCGTTCGGCCTCGACCGGGGTGGGGGGTAGAGCGAGGAGCGGAGGGGTGGTGCCGCGAAGGCAGTCTCGCAGTACCGGGTAGATGGAGGGCATGTGGTCGTGTGGGGGTAGTGGTAATGCTTCGATGAGATGCTGCACAGCGTCATTATTGAACACTGTGTAGGAGAATACAATATGCTCACTATATGTCCACCCGCAGCAAGGCACTTACCCCATCCCAGCAGAGCGTACTCCATTCCGTGCAGAGCATCTCACGCCCCTCTTCGGATACCCCTATTGTTCGTCAGGACACGCCACGGCCAGCCACACACTCATTCATTGATCTAGCCAGCAACGACTATCTGGGTCTGGCACGACATCCGCGAGTACAGGCTGCCGCACATCAGGCAATTGACCAGTGGGGTGTAGGCGCAACAGGCTCTCGGGTAGTGGCCGGTACCGTCCCTCTACACCATCGCTGTGAAACAAAAATCGCCGCCTTCCTCGGGTTCCCCGCTGCTCTCCTCTTTTCCTCGGGATACCTTGCTAATCTGGCAGCCGTAACCGCGCTAGTTCCGCCGGGCGCCACCCTCATCTGCGACACCCGCAACCATGCCAGCCTTATCGACGCCTGTCGCCTCACCACAGCTCCCCGCATTATCTGTGACGTGGCGAACCCGCAGGAACTGGCTGCTGCCCTTCATCAGGTGGCTTCCGCAGTCGTCATCTGCGATGTGGTGGACTCCACCGATGGGAGTGTGCTCGACATTCCCGCTATTTACCACACCACTCACGTGGCAGGTGCACTGCTCATTGCCGATTTCGCACACGGGCTCGGAGTGCTGGGACCCGATGGTCGAGGCGCACTTCCCGCACTGTGGACAGCTGGCCAGGCGCCTACAGATCTTGTCATCACCTGCACGCTTTCCAAGGCTCTGGGGAGTCAAGGGGGAGTAGTACTGTGCTCCGCGGAGCAGCGTCAACATTTGGTTAATACCGCCCGTCCCTTCATCTTCGATACGGCTCTCGCACCTTCCTGTGCCGCTGCAGCGACTGCCGCAGTGGAGATTGTTGCCCGTGAACCCACTCGTGTTGAGGCGCTCCACCAACACATGTCGGCGCTAACAAATGCTCTCGACCTTCCTCCGGTTGCTGCTGGAGTTGTCGCCATCCCGCTGGGTAACCCCATGCGTGCCAGTGTTGTCCACCGCACAGTACTCTCTGCTGGAGTGGAGGTGGGGTGTTTCCGTCCGCCAAGTGTGCCGTGGCAACGAAGTGGATTGCGGTTAGGGGGCCGAGCTGACCTCTCTCCTGAACAGCTGGCACGCGCCGTTACCGTGTTGCGAGACGCACTTCAACAGGGGAATTAATAATTATTGCCAAAGTTTCCGGTATTTATCCGGATTATTGTTAGAAACGTAGCGTCCAGCCTGCGCAAATGCTGATGGCTCCGAAGTTGTCCAAAATGCCAACCGTGTCTTGGGAGCGGAATAAATCCGCCTTTACTATGTCGGCATGAGCAATACCGACAATCTTCCTCTCGTCTACTTCCTCGGCGCCAATAACGTCGAGAAGAGCGCAATGGCGGAAGCGATCACCAACGCCCGCCACGGAAACCTTTTCAAAGCCTACTCTGCTGGTACGAACTGTGAACCGGATCTCCCCCGGGACGCAGATTGTGTCGCCGCGTGTGCCGAGGCCGGCATTACCCTTGACGGCGTCTCCACCCCCGTTGACGAAGAACTCCTCCGCTCCGCCAATCTCGTCATTATCGTCTCCCGCAAGATGACAATCGACCCGGTACCCGGAATGAAAGGCATCATACTTCGCTGGGGTGTTGATGAACCCGCCGACACCGGCATTTCTGGTCGCGAACGCGCCAACCTGCTGCGCGACTACCTCATTCGACGTGTCGACGCACTGGCTGTAGGCACCATGACCAGCGATGGCACCCTCCGCTCCGGTTACCGCGGAGAAGACATCCTCGACCAAACCGGTGGGCAGAAGTCGAGCCGTCGTCTCACCAGCGTGAAATAATCACATCATTACTACTTTTTCAGGTAGCCCCCGTCACTTCCGACGGGGGCTACCTGCATCTCCTGATCTAGACGGGTGTCCGTTTCCTGAATGCAGGAAGAAAATTCTCCTACCCAGTAGGAAAACAGTAATAAATGCACTATTTTTACAGTGAACGTATCTTCTTATAGGAGTCCCCCTCATGCCTCGTAACTTCCGGGTTCGATTCGCCAGCGCCGCTCTCGCGTGTGCCACCATTGCTGGCAGCCTGGTGATCAATCCCACTCAGGCTCAGGCTGCTAACAACGGCGTCGCCCTCACGCCTCCCATGGGCTGGAGTAGCTGGAACGCCTTTCGCTGCAACATCACTGAAGGAAAGATCCGAGCCATGGCCGATGCCATGGTGAAATTGGGTCTCAAAGATGCCGGCTACACCTACATCAATATCGATGACTGCTGGCAAGCCTCCACCCGTGATGCCAACGGCAACCTGCGTGGGGACCCCAAGCGCTTCCCGTCAGGCATGAAGGCGTTGGCAGACTACATCCACTCCAAGGGCCTCAAAGCTGGCATCTACGCCACCCCTGGCACCCGCACTTGTGCAAACATCTGGGACAAATACCCAGGAAAACTCGGCTCGCTAGGCCACGAACAACAGGATGCTAACACCTTCGCCAAGTGGGGCTACGACTTCCTGAAATACGACTGGTGCAAGGCCGACGACGACGGCCAGGACCAGCAAGCCGCATTCACCAAGATGGCGCGGGCACTCAAGAAGACTGGCCGCCCCATCGTCTACTCCATCCACACTGAACCCGAGCTTCCGGTGCTCGCCTGGGAGCCCACCGTCGCCAACATGTGGCGCACCACTCCCGACATCCAAGACAACTGGACGTCCATGATCGGCACCGGCCTCATCAACCTCTTCGGGCAGCGCTACCAGCGCCCTGGCGCCTGGAACGACGCGGACATGCTGGAGGTCGGCAATGGTGGTATGACCTACCGCGAATACCGCACTCACATGACCCTTTGGTCCATCATGGGTTCCCCCCTCATGATCGGCACCGACCTGCGCAAACTTCACCCCAGTAACCTGGGCCTGCTCAACAACCCGTACATGACCGCCGTCAACCAGGACCCGCTGGGTGCCGCAGCGCAGACCGTCTACTTCAACGGACAGTCCCTGATTGTGGTGCGTCGCCTGACCTACGGTCGTGTCGCCGTCGCCATCTTCAACCTCTTCGGACAGGTGCAGCAGAACTCCCTGTGGTTCAGCACTCTCACCCAACACGGGCTGAAACAGTCCAGCAACTACCTCGTAACCGATGTGTGGGGCGGATACAACCGCCTCGGTAAGCGGTACGTGGATGGGCGCCTGGAAAAGCACGATTCCATCTTCTACATTGTCACGCCGGTCACGGCTCGCCAGGTGGATGCCTTCAAACGCTCCGAAGCTGCACGCAAGGCCCATGAGAAGGCAGAAACCAAGCGTATCCGTGAAGAAAAGGCTCAGGCCTACTCCGAGAAAGTGAAGGCGCAGAAAGAAGCTACTCAGCCAGCCAAAGACAAGAGCCCGCTCGGCAAACTCTTCGGCTAACACCACGACGCTCGCATCGCGAGCTATGTGACATACCTCAAGCGGGCATTCGCCCACACAGAAACCCTGTTCATGATTCAATCATTGTGACAGGGTTTTCTGCTGCAGGGAGAGAGAATACGAGTGTCACACCCCTTCCGCCACCTCCGTATCGCCGTCAGCGCGGCACTAGTCGCTGCCACGATCGTCACCCCCACACTGGGCAGCGGGTCCGCCCACGCACTCGACAACGGACTGGCACTCACCCCACCTATGGGGTGGTCGAGCTGGAACAGATTTGGCTGTGACATCGACCAATGGAAGATCAGAGAGATCGCCGACGCTATGGTATCCAGCGGGCTCAAAGACGCGGGCTACCGCTATGTCAATGTGGACGACTGTTGGCAGGCCGTCCAACGGCTCCCCAACGGAGACCTCACCTGGAATCCCCAACGGTTCCCCGACGGTATCCCCGGCCTGGCCCGCTATGTTCACGCCAAAGGACTCAAGCTGGGTATCTATGGGAACCCTGGAAAACGAAGCTGTGCGTCTTGGAGCGGTAGCTACGAGGGAGAAATGGGATCGCTCGGACACGAGTACCAGGACGCGCGCACCTTCGCCCGGTGGGGAGTGGACTACCTCAAATATGATGACTGCTGGTCAAAGGTCGATGGTGTGAGCGCCTCGCATGCCTTCATCACCATGTCGCAGGCCCTGCGCGCTACCGGTCGTCCCATCGTCTACTCCATCCACAACATGCCCCAACAACCTGTCCCCAGCTGGATACCGAAGGTCGCCAACCTATGGCGCACCACCGCGGATATCACCGACAACTGGGTGAGTGTGGCCACCATCGCCCTCCTCACCCTGCCGCTGGCACAGTATGCCCAACCCGGCGCCTGGAACGACCCGGACATGTTGGAAGTGGGAAATGGGGGGTTGACGCTCCCCGAATCGCGCAGCCACCTTACCCTCTGGGCCATGCTGGCGGCCCCGCTTATCCTCGGCAATGACATCCGTACCATGAGCCCGGAGACCCGCGAGCTCCTCACCAACCGGCTAATGCTGAGCGTAGACCAGGATCAGCTCGGCCGTGCCGCTGTTCCTGTTCACATGGAACGCGGTTGGGTGCTGTTGCGTCCCCTCACCGGCAACCGCTGGGCGGTGTCGTTGACGAATGTCTCTGAAACCCCGTTGGTCCTCTCTGTCACCCCGCAGGAGCTCGGTCTGGCTGGCCACTGGACCTACCAGGAAGCATGGAGTGGCCACGCCGGTACACTAACAGGTGCCCTCACCCGGCAGGTGAACCCCCACGACTCTGCCCTCTTCGTCCTCACCAGCGGGACCTCACCGAGAGGCTAACACCTGCGGTACTACAGCCGGTATCCTGGCCATATGACCCCTGAAATTTCCGCAGACATTGAGGATCTGGAAACCCGGCTCGCCTCTATCGAAAAAGTACTTGACCCGGAAGCCCTCCAGCATCGAGTCGACGAACTGGAACAGAAAGCCGCCGACCCTGACCTGTGGAATGACCAGGAGCACGCACAACACGTCACCAGCCAGCTCTCCCAAGTACAGGCACAGCTGCGGAAAGTGACGGCGCTGCGCGACCGCCTCAACGACCTCCCCATCATGTACGAACTGGCAGAGGAAGAAGAGAACCCCAGCGCACAGCAGGATGCAGTCGCGCTTGCCGACGATGAGCGCGCCGGGCTGCGCGGAGATATTGAGTCGACGGAAGTGACCACTCTGCTCTCTGGCGAACTGGATGAGCGTGATGCCGTCGTCAATATTCGATCCGGTGCCGGTGGCGTGGATGCTGCGGACTTCGCGGAGATGCTTTTGCGCATGTACATTCGTTGGGCGGAGAAACGTGGTGCCAAGGTGGATGTGTACGACACGTCCTACGCGGAAGAGGCGGGTATTAAGTCCGCTACCTTCGTGGTGCATGAACCCTATGCCTACGGCACACTGTCGGTGGAACAGGGTACCCATCGCCTTGTGAGACTGAGTCCCTTCGATAACGCACACCGGCGCCAAACCTCATTCGCGGAGGTAGAGGTACTGCCGGTAGTCGAGCAAACCGACCATATTGATGTGCCAGATTCTGACATCCGAGTGGATGTGTACCGGTCATCCGGGCCTGGTGGCCAGTCGGTGAACACTACTGACTCGGCAGTGCGCATCACACATCTTCCTACTGGAATTGTTGTCACCTGCCAGAACGAGAAGTCGCAGCTGCAGAATAAGGTGGCCGCCATGGCTGTGCTGCAGTCCCGACTGTTGGAAAAGAAACGGCAAGAAGAGAAGGACGCGCTGCGTGAGTTGGGGGCTGGTGGCAACGCTAGCTGGGGTAATCAGATGCGCTCCTACGTGCTGCACCCCTACCAGATGGTCAAAGATCTCCGTACGAGCTACGAGGTCAATAACCCGCAGGCAGTACTGGATGGGGATCTGGATGGTTTCCTAGAAGCAGGAATCCGGTGGCGTGCTAATGGTGGGGCGGATGCAAAGAACTAACTGCGCGGAACTACCTCAGCCGTAGGCGCCTCCGCCGTGTGCCCGTTAAGCTGGATGTAGCTACTTTTTCACCAACCCTCGCTGGTATCTTCTGGAGAGGCAGCAGACCTGTCTCCACCGGGTTCGTGCAGCGACCGCTGCAGGCCCCTAGTAGGTGCATGGACGCAGGAAGGATCGGCATGTCTAACCCCACGTGGGCGTCAATATTGTCCTGGCTCGGGACCCAAGGAATACAGATTCTCCTTATCGTTATCGGATCTATTCTCTTGGCTCGGCTGGCGGGATTCGTTAGCCGGCGAGTCACGCGGAGCATCGCACAAGGTGAAGAAAACCGCGATAGCCTGGTGCAATCTGAAACGGCGAAGCATCGCTACGCGGTAGCGCAGGTCATCACCTATGTAGTGGTGGCACTCATCGTGGTAGTGGCAGCAGTGGGTGTGGTGGATCGCTTGGGAATTTCCCTCACCACTCTGGTGGCACCCGCCACAGTCCTTGGCGCTGCTCTTGGTTTTGGTGCACAGCGCGTGGTGCAAGATTTCCTGGCGGGATTCTTTGTGGTGACGGAACGCCACTACGGCTACGGCGATGTGGTCACCATTTGGGTGACGGGATGTAGCGAACCGGCGGAGGGAACCGTGGAGGACGTCACCTTGCGTATCACCCGGGTTCGGACCGCTGATGGTGAAGTGGTGACGGTACCCAATGGTCAGATTGTGAAAACCATCAACCGGTCGAAGGACTGGGCGCGCGCAGTGGTGGATGTGCCCGTCCGCAACCAGTACATTGTCCCGGCTACCCACAGTCTGCATAGGCTATGTGATGACATTATCCACGACCAGCAGTTCCGTGATCTGCTCCTCGACAAACCCACCGTGATCGGTGTGGAGGAGATCGGGGCAGAGGAAACAGTGCTGCGTATCGTCGCCCGCTCGCTGCCCGGAAAGCAGTTTGAGGTATCCCGGGAATTACGTGTGCGAGTTGCCCATTGCCTGGCAGGCCTCGGAGTGGATTCTGACCAGGTGCAGGCAGTGGGCACCAGCGGGGAATTATCCACGAGTGCGCCGCAGAGCGAAGAAAAGGGGGAGGACGCATGACGGAGCGTAACCAGCAGAACATGAGCGGAGTCCATGAAGGCGTCACCGCTGGCAACAGCCGGGAGCAGTTATCAACGGAGAAGGACGCGGTGCGCGAGGAACATAGCTTTGGCCTCCACTGGGGGGAGCAGCGGGAACGGGAGCACCGCGGCGAAGTTATCTCCACGATCGTGCTCGCAGTACTGTTTGTGGCTCTCCTCGGCACCTATGCTTACCTGCACGGTTCCACTCGCTTTGAGCTCTTCCAGCCGACTCCGACGAGCAGTACCGTGCAGCCGATCCCCATTATCCCGTGGGAGGAATACCAAAAGCAGATGCAGCAGCAACAGTCGAGCTCGCCGACAATCTCTCCCAAGAGTTCGGAAAGCTCTTCATCGTTGTCCTCCAACGAGCTGACAACGGAGCCTTCCCCAGGGGACGAGTCGGGGAGT comes from the Lawsonella clevelandensis genome and includes:
- a CDS encoding AMP-binding protein; protein product: MQHLIEALPLPPHDHMPSIYPVLRDCLRGTTPPLLALPPTPVEAERLYNHFVGRPSPGSALIMATSGTTGTPKGARLSPAALRAAIDSTHAALGGPGRWLLAVPAHHIIGMQVLLRSLHAGYDPVTLPLENGFHLADLPTAIAELRDGSTTSPRRHYASLVPSQLDTLYHDLHSSHLPTRRIAEDALAACSHLDAILSGGAPLPDHIDTYLTRAGLTIVRGYGSSEVAGGVLFDGRPGPATQFRIDPATHRVSISGATLADGYVGIAAHPDWTYDDGQRWYHTHDLGHWDDDGRLIIDGRLDEAINSGGIIVIPQPLEAALYTHPGVKECAVIGLPHPHFGQCVTAVIVPTDDTPPPTMEEIIALLEPTFGHYSIPKDAIYLPQLPHRSNGKLNRTELVTLVSQLHH
- a CDS encoding aminotransferase class I/II-fold pyridoxal phosphate-dependent enzyme; this translates as MSTRSKALTPSQQSVLHSVQSISRPSSDTPIVRQDTPRPATHSFIDLASNDYLGLARHPRVQAAAHQAIDQWGVGATGSRVVAGTVPLHHRCETKIAAFLGFPAALLFSSGYLANLAAVTALVPPGATLICDTRNHASLIDACRLTTAPRIICDVANPQELAAALHQVASAVVICDVVDSTDGSVLDIPAIYHTTHVAGALLIADFAHGLGVLGPDGRGALPALWTAGQAPTDLVITCTLSKALGSQGGVVLCSAEQRQHLVNTARPFIFDTALAPSCAAAATAAVEIVAREPTRVEALHQHMSALTNALDLPPVAAGVVAIPLGNPMRASVVHRTVLSAGVEVGCFRPPSVPWQRSGLRLGGRADLSPEQLARAVTVLRDALQQGN
- a CDS encoding arsenate-mycothiol transferase ArsC, with translation MSNTDNLPLVYFLGANNVEKSAMAEAITNARHGNLFKAYSAGTNCEPDLPRDADCVAACAEAGITLDGVSTPVDEELLRSANLVIIVSRKMTIDPVPGMKGIILRWGVDEPADTGISGRERANLLRDYLIRRVDALAVGTMTSDGTLRSGYRGEDILDQTGGQKSSRRLTSVK
- a CDS encoding glycoside hydrolase family 27 protein, with protein sequence MPRNFRVRFASAALACATIAGSLVINPTQAQAANNGVALTPPMGWSSWNAFRCNITEGKIRAMADAMVKLGLKDAGYTYINIDDCWQASTRDANGNLRGDPKRFPSGMKALADYIHSKGLKAGIYATPGTRTCANIWDKYPGKLGSLGHEQQDANTFAKWGYDFLKYDWCKADDDGQDQQAAFTKMARALKKTGRPIVYSIHTEPELPVLAWEPTVANMWRTTPDIQDNWTSMIGTGLINLFGQRYQRPGAWNDADMLEVGNGGMTYREYRTHMTLWSIMGSPLMIGTDLRKLHPSNLGLLNNPYMTAVNQDPLGAAAQTVYFNGQSLIVVRRLTYGRVAVAIFNLFGQVQQNSLWFSTLTQHGLKQSSNYLVTDVWGGYNRLGKRYVDGRLEKHDSIFYIVTPVTARQVDAFKRSEAARKAHEKAETKRIREEKAQAYSEKVKAQKEATQPAKDKSPLGKLFG
- a CDS encoding glycoside hydrolase family 27 protein is translated as MSHPFRHLRIAVSAALVAATIVTPTLGSGSAHALDNGLALTPPMGWSSWNRFGCDIDQWKIREIADAMVSSGLKDAGYRYVNVDDCWQAVQRLPNGDLTWNPQRFPDGIPGLARYVHAKGLKLGIYGNPGKRSCASWSGSYEGEMGSLGHEYQDARTFARWGVDYLKYDDCWSKVDGVSASHAFITMSQALRATGRPIVYSIHNMPQQPVPSWIPKVANLWRTTADITDNWVSVATIALLTLPLAQYAQPGAWNDPDMLEVGNGGLTLPESRSHLTLWAMLAAPLILGNDIRTMSPETRELLTNRLMLSVDQDQLGRAAVPVHMERGWVLLRPLTGNRWAVSLTNVSETPLVLSVTPQELGLAGHWTYQEAWSGHAGTLTGALTRQVNPHDSALFVLTSGTSPRG
- the prfB gene encoding peptide chain release factor 2 — its product is MTPEISADIEDLETRLASIEKVLDPEALQHRVDELEQKAADPDLWNDQEHAQHVTSQLSQVQAQLRKVTALRDRLNDLPIMYELAEEEENPSAQQDAVALADDERAGLRGDIESTEVTTLLSGELDERDAVVNIRSGAGGVDAADFAEMLLRMYIRWAEKRGAKVDVYDTSYAEEAGIKSATFVVHEPYAYGTLSVEQGTHRLVRLSPFDNAHRRQTSFAEVEVLPVVEQTDHIDVPDSDIRVDVYRSSGPGGQSVNTTDSAVRITHLPTGIVVTCQNEKSQLQNKVAAMAVLQSRLLEKKRQEEKDALRELGAGGNASWGNQMRSYVLHPYQMVKDLRTSYEVNNPQAVLDGDLDGFLEAGIRWRANGGADAKN
- a CDS encoding mechanosensitive ion channel family protein — encoded protein: MSNPTWASILSWLGTQGIQILLIVIGSILLARLAGFVSRRVTRSIAQGEENRDSLVQSETAKHRYAVAQVITYVVVALIVVVAAVGVVDRLGISLTTLVAPATVLGAALGFGAQRVVQDFLAGFFVVTERHYGYGDVVTIWVTGCSEPAEGTVEDVTLRITRVRTADGEVVTVPNGQIVKTINRSKDWARAVVDVPVRNQYIVPATHSLHRLCDDIIHDQQFRDLLLDKPTVIGVEEIGAEETVLRIVARSLPGKQFEVSRELRVRVAHCLAGLGVDSDQVQAVGTSGELSTSAPQSEEKGEDA